A DNA window from Fusarium fujikuroi IMI 58289 draft genome, chromosome FFUJ_chr11 contains the following coding sequences:
- a CDS encoding probable maltose permease (MalP), translating to MAHPSDSKTPIDNPTRVDSHDHVETAFKHDELAAEAVAQGQALSGYENLTFWETVRTFKMASLLCLLAAFSAGADGYQIAMQASIIANKGFVQQFATAVNEEGEKFLASNIIATWSAGQNVGQVLGQIGISFVVARFGRKISMYTLWTILMSSVLAESLARAWPVWFGAKMLAGTGVGCLQATLLGYITEVSPTRVRGGMLMLYSFWWTLGSFCTHVALQRLNKTDPFNWLTPVYTQWGHIGVMAVIYVLLPESPSWCVTVGQEERAKKSIRFIYRGVENFDVNRHYELLALNVEHEKALAAEQRNESWMAIFKGTDGRRTITAMWTIVAQQFLGLALFGSFGTYFFQQAGLADPFQIKAITTSLQIIVVILAVFGVDKFGRRRMACCATSLMWISCLLVGIIGVAPQSGASTSVFVLFACFWNIGISANGAAGWGYIGEISSQRLRPYTSGFAASANSVTGLIMSVLTPYMVNSNKWDWKLKTGFFYAGVGLPWVIGTWLLVPETARRSPAELDELFERKIKAWRFHTTETATQRLMQSENAEAAEK from the exons ATGGCTCACCCTAGCGACTCCAAAACGCCTATCGACAATCCTACCCGGGTCGATTCTCACGATCACGTCGAGACTGCATTCAAGCATGATGAACTTGCCGCCGAGGCCGTGGCACAGGGTCAGGCTCTTTCGGGTTATGAGAACTTGACCTTCTGGGAGACTGTCCGGACCTTCAAGATGGCCTCTCTCCTCTGTCTGCTCGCGGCCTTTAGTGCTGGAGCTGATGGCTATCAAATTGC TATGCAAGCAAGCATTATTGCTAACAAAGGCTTTGTTCAGCAGTTTGCCACAGCGGTCAacgaagagggagagaagtTTCTTGCATCCAATATCATCGCTACTTGGAGTGCTGGCCAGAACGTAGGCCAGGTCCTCGGTCAGATCGGAATCTCTTTTGTTGTCGCACGGTTCGGTCGCAAGATTTCCATGTACACTCTCTGGACCATCCTCATGAGCAGTGTCTTGGCTGAATCACTTGCCCGAGCATGGCCGGTCTGGTTTGGTGCCAAGATGCTTGCTGGCACCGGCGTAGGTTGCCTCCAGGCTACCCTACTGGGCTATATTACAGAAGTGAGCCCGACAAGAGTCCGTGGCGGTATGTTAATGCTTTACAGCTTCTGGTGGACTTTGGGCTCCTTCTGTACTCATGTGGCTCTCCAGCGGCTGAACAAGACTGATCCCTTCAACTGGCTTACACCTGTGTATACCCAATGGGGACACATCGGAGTCATGGCCGTTATCTACGTCTTGCTTCCCGAATCTCCCTCTTGGTGTGTTACCGTCGGGCAGGAAGAGAGGGCCAAAAAAAGTATCAGGTTTATTTACCGCGGAGTTGAGAACTTTGATGTCAATCGTCACTACGAACTCCTCGCCCTGAACGTCGAACACGAAAAGGCTTTGGCTGCTGAGCAACGAAACGAAAGCTGGATGGCTATCTTCAAGGGCACTGACGGTCGCCGTACCATCACCGCCATGTGGACCATTGTCGCGCAGCAATTCCTGGGCCTTGCCCTCTTTGGTAGCTTCGGTACATACTTCTTCCAGCAGGCTGGCCTCGCCGACCCCTTCcagatcaaggccatcaccACATCTCTTCAGATAATCGTCGTTATCTTGGCAGTCTTTGGAGTCGATAAATTCGGTCGACGCCGTATGGCCTGCTGCGCTACTTCCTTGATGTGGAtctcttgcttgcttgttggTATCATAGGAGTTGCCCCCCAAAGTGGTGCAAGCACCTCTGTGTTTGTCTTGTTTGCATGCTTCTGGA ACATTGGCATCTCGGCTAATGGGGCTGCGGGCTGGGGCTACATCGGCGAAATATCCTCGCAACGACTACGGCCATATACGTCTGGCTTCGCAGCGTCTGCCAACTCCGTCACTGGTCTGATCATGTCTGTTCTCACGCCGTACATGGTGAATTCCAACAAGTGGGATTGGAAGCTCAAAACTGGCTTCTTCTACGCTGGCGTTGGTCTACCTTGGGTCATCGGTACGTGGCTGCTGGTTCCCGAGACGGCTCG GCGATCACCTGCCGAGCTTGACGAACTCTTTGAGCGTAAGATCAAAGCCTGGAGATTCCATACAACTGAGACTGCTACGCAGCGCCTGATGCAGAGCGAGAACGCGGAAGCTGCGGAGAAATGA
- a CDS encoding probable LEU2-beta-isopropyl-malate dehydrogenase — translation MPLIKDQLSYRIALLPGDAHGSQLASCVEQILYVIEQIRPDVAFQISRHDFGGVALAAGHQSSLPTSTLEACRQSDAAVLCSCGDPRYGIQPEMGLLALRQELGLFANIRPVKFPSESLVPLSSYKPEAVEGLDITFFRDLTGGAYYGEKQEAGEDREAYDTTSYSRFAIQRLARLAGTYAMQFNPPKPVHSVDKANVMATSRLWRSVVTKVFNHEFPQVQLDHVLVDNASMILSSNPQSLNGIILTENMFGDILSDQACGILKSPDILASAAVSTIHGKGKAPGVFEPFNLKPREGEVSPLSIVQAVGIMLELSLGLKTEAAALTKAIRRTLDPIEQVGSDTRTSDLGGTASPQEFMETLLHNFDYYLEALNSADAQALPVPTFPPSSPRQATYARPMGVIEKILTHAGIGLSRTYVETGDMICVKVDWTLTSELLWGGMEKTYDQMGRPRPFRNDRLWLAVDHTVDPRTNHQPRQKGLIAKAERFRREAKIIDFLPANTSIMHTDFTRERAQPGRIVVGSDSHTCSAGSMGSFAVGFGAADVVMPMVTGETWFRVPEVCRINFVGKLPFGVGGKDVILHILGLFKRNTIAFQRAVEYGGPGLKELSMDARFAIANMTTEFGGMGTCFEADEETSAWIARRKLPEHREGGLFFQADPDAQYVDVRTIDLSEVRLTMAMHPNPDDVVPIHEKAGMILDGCFIGACTTTEEDLIVGALVLEAGLYAGMRPSRHGKRRVTPGSLIIIKNLDKHGLLDTYRQAGFEIGAPGCSYCVGINDVDVAGEGEVWLSSQNRNFRNRMGKGSFGNITCAAAVAASSFDMVVTDPKFLLDQLDCAKLERLVNGGRSNVLQPVLRITEPRPEISSNSVPVLLNKGDYDVRATTPRVIQSKVQRFGENVDTDAIIPAEFMPGVDNADLGSHCFQYFRPEFRDKARNGSAVIVAENGFGSGSSREDAVRALQGAGVEAVIAKGFAFIYERNQLNMGLFSIKIHDQRFYELALEDSIITINKDTKTIRIEGSDVIFHYMQSEVEEALVESGGVLPLYSKLGKGVFRHLTAPKVKGGKRVGHGNVPVSVKSRESTDISW, via the exons ATGCCTCTCATCAAAGATCAATTATCATATAGAATAGCACTCCTACCAGGAGACGCGCACGGATCACAACTTGCATCATGCGTTGAACAAATCTTGTATGTGATCGAACAAATTCGTCCAGATGTCGCATTCCAAATATCCAGACACGATTTTGGAGGCGTGGCGTTAGCAGCTGGCCACCAAAGCTCCCTCCCAACCTCCACTCTAGAAGCATGCCGCCAATCCGATGCTGCCGTCTTGTGCTCCTGCGGTGACCCTAGGTACGGCATACAGCCAGAAATGGGACTGCTGGCCCTTCGACAAGAACTCGGACTATTCGCCAATATCAGACCGGTCAAGTTTCCGTCTGAGTCGCTTGTACCACTCAGCTCTTATAAGCCAGAGGCAGTGGAGGGCCTTGATATCACTTTCTTTCGGGACTTGACGGGTGGTGCTTACTATGGAGAGAaacaagaagcaggagaGGATCGTGAAGCATATGACACCACCAGCTACTCTCGTTTTGCCATTCAGAGGTTAGCAAGGCTAGCTGGTACATATGCCATGCAATTCAACCCCCCGAAACCGGTGCACTCTGTTGACAAAGCCAATGTCATGGCCACTTCTCGATTATGGAGATCTGTCGTCACTAAAGTTTTCAACCATGAGTTCCCTCAGGTTCAGCTGGACCATGTTCTGGTTGACAATGCCTCGATGATACTGTCATCAAATCCCCAAAGCTTGAACGGAATCATCTTAACTGAGAACATGTTTGGCGATATTCTGTCAGATCAGGCTTGTGGAATACTCAAGTCGCCAGATATTCTGGCATCAGCGGCTGTGTCTACTATTCACGGTAAAGGCAAGGCACCTGGTGTCTTCGAGCCATTCAACCTCAAACCAAGAGAGGGTGAAGTGAGCCCACTTAGTATCGTCCAAGCCGTCGGGATTATGCTTGAGCTGTCACTGGGTTTGAAGACTGAAGCCGCAGCATTGACAAAGGCTATCCGACGAACTCTTGATCCTATAGAACAAGTTGGATCTGACACGAGGACGTCTGACTTGGGCGGGACCGCATCACCACAAGAGTTCATGGAGACCCTCCTACACAACTTTGACTACTATTTAGAGGCTCTGAACTCAGCCGATGCTCAAGCTCTCCCGGTACCTACTTTCCCACCCTCATCACCCAGGCAGGCCACGTATGCCCGGCCTATGGGAGTcattgagaagatcttgacgcACGCTGGCATTGGTCTGAGTAGGACATACGTCGAGACAGGAGACATGATCTGCGTCAAGGTCGATTGGACGCTCACATCCGAGCTTCTCTGGGGCGGCATGGAAAAGACCTATGACCAAATGGGAAGACCTCGTCCATTCCGCAACGATCGTCTCTGGCTTGCAGTGGATCATACTGTTGACCCACGCACAAaccatcaacctcgacagAAAGGTCTGATCGCTAAAGCTGAGCGCTTCAGACGAgaggccaagatcattgactTCCTTCCTGCCAATACGAGTATCATGCACACTGACTTTACTCGTGAGCGTGCCCAGCCTGGCCGTATCGTTGTTGGAAGTGACTCGCATACATGCTCAGCGGGTAGTATGGGTTCTTTCGCTGTTGGCTTTGGAGCAGCTGACGTTGTCATGCCGATGGTCACTGGTGAGACCTGGTTTCGTGTACCTGAAGTTTGCAGGATCAACTTCGTGGGGAAATTGccttttggtgttggtggaaagGACGTGATTCTTCATATACTCGGCCTCTTTAAGCGCAACACCATTGCCTTTCAGCGAGCTGTAGAATATGGGGGTCCTGGTCTGAAGGAGCTATCCATGGATGCTCGATTCGCCATTGCCAACATGACAACCGAATTTGGGGGCATGGGCACTTGTTTCGAAGCTGATGAAGAGACCTCAGCATGGATCGCACGTCGAAAGCTCCCCGAGCATCGTGAAGGtggtctcttctttcagGCCGACCCAGACGCTCAATATGTCGATGTGAGAACTATTGATCTGTCAGAAGTCCGTCTCACGATGGCGATGCATCCAAATCcggatgatgttgttccGATACATGAAAAGGCTGGTATGATACTTGATGGATGCTTCATTGGTGCCTGTACTACGACTGAAGAGGACCTAATCGTCGGCGCTCTGGTGCTTGAGGCTGGGTTGTACGCAGGTATGCGACCATCTCGCCACGGGAAACGCCGCGTCACACCAGGAAGCCTCATCATAATCAAGAACCTTGATAAGCATGGCCTGCTGGACACTTACAGGCAAGCTGGCTTTGAGATCGGTGCGCCTGGTTGTTCCTACTGCGTTGGCATCAACGATGTTGATGTGGCTGGGGAAGGAGAAGTGTGGCTCTCTTCACAGAACCGCAACTTTAGGAACCGAATGGGCAAGGGAAGCTTTGGTAACATCACGTGTGCAGCTGCTGTGGCTGCTTCGAGCTTCGACATGGTTGTCACGGATCCCAAGTTCTTGCTTGATCAGCTGGACTGTGCAAAACTTGAGAGACTTGTCAATGGAGGAAGATCCAATGTGCTCCAACCAGTACTAAGGATTACCGAACCGAGACCCGAGATATCATCCAACTCTGTCCCTGTtctcctcaacaagggcGATTACGATGTTCGAGCTACTACTCCGAGGGTCATACAATCGAAGGTGCAGCGCTTTGGTGAAAATGTTGATAC TGATGCAATCATTCCTGCTGAGTTCATGCCAGGAGTTGATAATGCTGATCTCGGAAGCCATTGTTTCCAGTACTTCCGCCCTGAGTTTAGGGACAAGGCCAGGAATGGCTCAGCTGTTAT TGTTGCCGAGAATGGGTTTGGCAGTGGATCTTCGCGGGAAGACGCAGTAAGAGCCCTGCAGGGAGCAGGTGTTGAGGCAGTAATAGCGAAAGGTTTCGCATTCATCT ATGAGAGAAATCAACTTAACATGGGACTGTTCAGCATAAAGATCCATGATCAGCGGTTCTACGAGCTCGCGCTGGAAGACTCTATCATTACTATCAACAAAGATACCAAGACTATCCGAATCGAAGGCTCAGATGTGATTTTTCACTATATGCAGTCAGAAGTGGAGGAAGCTCTTGTTGAGTCTGGTGGTGTTCTTCCGTTATATAGCAAGCTTGGAAAAGGAGTATTTCGGCATCTGACGGCACCTAAAGTCAAGGGAGGAAAGAGAGTTGGGCATGGCAATGTTCCTGTCTCTGTAAAGAGCAGAGAAAGTACAGATATATCATGGTAG
- a CDS encoding probable beta-glucosidase, translated as MSKEASMFQAGDLVTSSGTTDDLTVQELPLPTDFRWGTATAAYQVEGGANQDGKGQSIWDTYTHLEPPRTNNGETGDVACDHYNRVPEDIELMKACGVDVYRFSLSWTRIIPLGGRNDPINEKGIAFYNDLIDRLLAHGIEPVVTLYHWDAPQTLYGRYKAFLNTEEFAADFCNYARLCFERFGDRVKKWITFNEPYIISIFGHVNGTLAPGHRAEDGFDTKNEPWRVGHTLIISHAVAVQLYAKEFKPAQQGEISIVLNSHFYEPYSDTQADMDAAQRRLEFYVGWFGDPIFLGEDYPVSMRNYLGDRIPHFSIEERNLLRATARLNTFYGMNHYSTKFARALPDLPSEDDWTGNIEEGAVNGAGQEIGPVSQFQWLRVAPNGFRKLLNWVWNRYHLPIIVTENGCPCPGEQDLKVAIDDQFRQRYFGLYLDAISRAVYDDGIPVKGYYVWTLMDNFEWSAGYQPKFGIVHVDFENGLTRTPKNSATYLRETFQRRRQN; from the exons AtgtcaaaagaggcttctATGTTCCAGGCTGGTGACTTGGTCACCAGCTCAGGTACAACCGACGATCTGACTGTCCAAGAGCTCCCACTGCCAACAGACTTTCGCTGGGGTACCGCCACTGCAGCATATCAGGTCGAAGGGGGCGCAAACCAAGATGGCAAAGGCCAATCCATCTGGGATACCTACACACATCTCGAGCCCCCGCGAACCAATAACGGAGAGACTGGTGATGTAGCATGCGACCACTACAATCGAGTGCCCGAGGACATTGAGCTTATGAAGGCTTGCGGCGTTGACGTTTATCGCTTCTCACTATCATGGACACGTATCATTCCGCTCGGAGGCCGCAACGATCCTATCAACGAGAAGGGAATAGCTTTCTATAACGATCTCATCGACCGATTGCTGGCGCACGGGATTGAGCCTGTGGTGACATTATATCATTGGGATGCACCACAGACTCTTTACGGTCGTTACAAGGCTTTTCTTAATACCGAGGAGTTTGCTGCCGACTTTTGCAACTATGCGCGATTATGCTTTGAGCGTTTTGGTGATCGTGTCAAGAAATGGATCACATTCAACGAGCCAtacatcatctccatctttggcCACGTCAACGGTACACTTGCCCCAGGCCATCGTGCAGAAGACGGTTTCGACACCAAGAATGAGCCATGGCGCGTCGGCCATACGCTGATCATATCgcatgctgttgctgttcaGCTCTATGCGAAGGAGTTCAAGCCTGCGCAACAGGGGGAGATCTCTATCGTGCTGAATAGCCATTTCTACGAGCCATACTCCGATACCCAAGCCGATATGGATGCGGCGCAACGAAGACTTGAGTTCTATGTCGGATGGTTTGGCGATCCCATTTTCCTTGGAGAAGATTATCCCGTCTCGATGCGAAACTACCTAGGTGACAGAATCCCCCATTTCAGCATTGAGGAGCGCAACCTCCTTCGAGCGACAGCTCGTCTTAATACCTTCTATGGCATGAACCATTACTCGACAAAGTTCGCCCGCGCTCTCCCCGATCTTCCCTCCGAAGACGACTGGACAGGCAATATTGAGGAGGGAGCAGTCAACGGAGCAGGACAGGAAATAGGGCCCGTATCCCAGTTCCAATGGCTCCGTGTCGCACCCAATGGCTTCCGTAAGTTGTTGAACTGGGTCTGGAATCGATACCATCTTCCTATCATCGTCACGGAAAACGGATGCCCATGCCCTGGAGAACAAGATCTAAAGGTAGCAATTGACGACCAGTTTCGCCAGAGATATTTCGGTTTGTATCTGGATGCTATCTCGCGAGCTGTATATGACGACGGCATTCCCGTTAAAGGCTACTACGTTTGGACGCTCATGGATAACTTTG AATGGTCAGCTGGATATCAGCCGAAATTCGGTATTGTTCATGTTGACTTTGAAAATGGCCTGACCCGCACTCCCAAGAACTCGGCAACATACCTACGTGAGACTTTCCAGAGAAGGAGGCAGAACTAG
- a CDS encoding related to carboxyphosphonoenolpyruvate phosphonomutase → MSKSIVNTKPYPFHFEASEFPTIKPNGKGVTVDYTNCRGSRPSLQASKLRAMVQEAHEDPSKILANVCSYDALSSRLCEEAGFPVVFLAGYPMASAFGLPDTGYIAFGEVVNKIQEVSREVNVPILVDGDTGYGSPMNVRRTVQGFAQAGAAGIMLEDQSWPKRCGHTAGKSVVSRSEAYARWQAAVDARNEGLDIWILARTDSLIHGYDEALTRARKAIEIGVDAVFVEALPDRESMERLRKDLDFPVVANIIEGGKTQNLSAKDLAELGYSIVCYPWTLVAAKLKSIRETLENIKDSMTVGKPPVVLSYDEVCEGVGFNKYYETEEKYQYEGRANGANGHQWKD, encoded by the exons ATGTCCAAGtccatcgtcaacaccaaaccCTACCCTTTCCACTTCGAGGCAAGCGAGTTTCCCACCATCAAGCCCAATGGAAAAGGAGTGACGGTAGATTACACCAACTGTCGGGGGTCAAGACCCTCCTTGCAAGCTTCCAAGCTTAGGGCCATGGTGCAAGAGGCGCATGAGGATCCCTCCAAGATTCTCGCCAATGTGTGCAGCTACGATGCATTGAGCTCCCGCTTATGCGAGGAGGCTGGGTTCCCTGTTGTGTTTCTGGCCGGGTACCCTATGGCGTCTGCCTTTGGACTCCCTGATACTGGGTATATTGCCTTTGGAGAGGTTGTGAATAAGATTCAAGAGGTTTCTAGGGAGGTCAATGTCCCTATTCTGGTAGATGGCGATACTGGTTATGGAAGCCCAATGAATGTTCGCCGAACGGTCCAAGG ATTTGCACAGGCCGGAGCTGCTGGGATCATGCTCGAGGACCAATCGTGGCCAAAGC GCTGTGGCCACACTGCTGGCAAAAGCGTGGTGTCCAGAAGCGAAGCTTACGCTCGCTGGCAGGCCGCTGTCGACGCTAGGAATGAAGGCCTAGACATTTGGATCCTCGCCCGCACAGACAGTCTGATCCACGGATACGATGAGGCCCTTACAAGGGCACGCAAAGCCATCGAGATCGGAGTTGATGCTGTTTTTGTGGAAGCCCTTCCTGATCGCGAGTCAATGGAACGTCTTCGTAAGGATCTCGACTTTCCTGTAGTCGCTAACATCATTGAGGGTGGCAAAACCCAGAATCTCTCCGCAAAAGACCTCGCTGAGCTTGGCTACAGCATTGTCTGTTATCCTTGGACGCTTGTCGCTGCGAAGCTCAAGAGTATACGGGAGACACTGGAGAACATCAAGGATTCCATGACGGTTGGAAAGCCCCCCGTTGTTCTATCGTATGACGAGGTTTGTGAGGGTGTTGGGTTTAATAAGTACTACGAGACTGAGGAGAAGTATCAATATGAGGGCAGGGCCAATGGAGCCAACGGTCATCAGTGGAAGGATTAG
- a CDS encoding probable sugar transporter: MNGLLTLDTFKHQFPQIKNSNIEGTAVAIYEVGCAIGALSCAFLGDVLGRRRTIFIAGCIVIMGVAIQSSSFSLGQLIASRVITGLRVGALTATIPMWVSECSSAKERGRRVLLQGFFAIGGIVVASWMEFGLYFIKDNQVNFRFPIAFQGLFAIIITSFVMFLPESPRWLIKQDRFEEAILVMAALEDLPDDSEVIREELSLIRDAYIEEQNQKVSVFTMGPERQFHRAVLAVGLAILAQMSGINIVTFYSTTIFQQQLNYSPTESRIFSASLQVWQFIAAGIALVLIDRFGRRKLLMAGALGMCVAQTSLAGLMSDLTNKSASEAAIFFYFVAMFFFPVGLFLLPFMYAAEISPLSIRAQITAISACANWLFNFLVAEVSPHALKNIGYKYYIVYACITLFTFIVILLFYPETKGRTLEEIDDIFIQSKSIWDPVKTEKNMPRNAVALAERIRNAHDAEKHNAIHAENI; the protein is encoded by the exons ATGAACGGTCTATTGACCCTAGATACCTTCAAGCACCAGTTTCCTCAAATCAAGAACTCAAACATCGAAG GTACGGCCGTGGCTATTTATGAAGTTGGCTGCGCGATCGGAGCCCTGTCTTGTGCCTTTCTCGGCGACGTTCTCGGTCGCCGTCGTACAATCTTCATTGCAGGCTGCATCGTGATTATGGGTGTTGCGATACAGAGCAGTTCGTTCTCTCTTGGACAGCTCATTGCTTCCAGAGTCATCACTGGTCTTAGGGTGGGTGCATTGACTGCTACGATTCCCATGTGGGTGTCCGAGTGCTCCAGTGCCAAAGAACGTGGTCGGCGAGTTCTGCTGCAAGGTTTCTTTGCCATCGGCGGAATTGTAGTCGCATCGTGGATGGAATTTGGTCTCTATttcatcaaagacaaccAAGTCAACTTTCGCTTCCCTATCGCGTTCCAAGGCTTgttcgccatcatcatcacctcattCGTCATGTTCCTTCCCGAGTCCCCTCGCTGGCTCATCAAACAAGATCGATTCGAGGAAGCGATTCTGGTCATGGCTGCTCTTGAGGACCTCCCTGATGACTCCGAGGTCATCCGTGAGGAGCTTTCCCTTATCCGCGACGCCTATATCGAGGAGCAGAACCAGAAAGTATCCGTCTTCACCATGGGGCCAGAACGCCAGTTTCATCGTGCTGTTCTCGCCGTCGGCCTCGCCATCCTAGCTCAGATGTCTGGCATAAACATCGTCACCTTTTATTCCACGACTATCTTCCAGCAACAGCTCAACTACTCACCAACAGAGTCTCGCATCTTCTCTGCAAGCTTGCAAGTCTGGCAGTTCATCGCTGCTGGTATTGCCCTTGTTCTTATTGACAGGTTCGGCCGTCGAAAGCTGCTCATGGCTGGTGCATTGGGCATGTGTGTCGCACAGACTTCGCTAGCAGGTCTCATGTCTGACCTCACCAACAAATCTGCAAGCGAAGCTGCCATATTCTTTTACTTTGTGGCTATGTTCTTCTTCCCCGTTGGCCtattccttcttcctttcatgTATGCTGCCGAGATATCGCCCTTAAGCATCCGTGCGCAGATTACCGCCATTAGTGCCTGCGCCAACTGGCTATTCAACTTCCTCGTTGCTGAAGTTTCCCCTCACGCCTTGAAGAACATTGGATACAAGTACTACATTGTGTATGCATGTATCACCCTTTTCACCTTCATCGTTATCTTGCTCTTTTATCCAGAAACTAAGGGCCGTACTTTGGAAGAGATTGATGACATTTTTATCCAGTCAAAGAGCATTTGGGACCCTGTCAAGACTGAGAAGAATATGCCCAGAAATGCCGTGGCGTTGGCTGAACGGATTCGAAACGCACATGATGCGGAGAAACACAACGCAATCCATGCTGAGAATATTTAA